A segment of the Panacibacter ginsenosidivorans genome:
AGCTTCTGTGTATTTTTTAAAGTTATCAAGTATTGCCTGCCATCCTCCTTTTTGTAATTCTACCGAATTCATGTCTTCTGCTTCAAAACTTTCGCTCACTTTAGTTGTGTTGCCATTTGTAGTAAAAGTTATGTTTACTTTTCTGCCATCACCAAGTGTATAAGCTATGTACTTGTTTATTGTTACTGTATCATACACACCGCCAAAATCAAAACCGAAGCTGCCATCCTTTGCTTCCATCCTGGCGGAAAAGCTGCCACCTGCACGAAGATCATTTTCTGCTCTTGGCGTGTGCCAGTCGTCTGATGCATTGTTCCATTGTGTAATGTGCTCAGGCTTTGTCCAATATTTCCAAACTTTTTCTACCGGCGCATTAACAGTGCTTTCTACTGTAATTACAATTTTTTCCTTTGTTTCCATTTTACAGATACTTTTTATTGTGGTGACTTTTGTTTACCCTACAAACATCCGTCAATTATTTAAAATAATTACTGTGCAAAAACGACAATTAACGGGTTATTTACGACAGAGCTGAAAGATTTTTATTTGCCCATTTTCACAATTACTATTTAGCATTGTTGCGTCGCACTCTTGTACGTTCTGCTCTGTATGCTGCTTTAATTATACTTTCCATTTAGCATCACCAGTCAAACTTTCCTGCACACGAAACTTCACCATTTTTGTTATTAATGAAAGCGGCAATTTTTTATCTAAAGGAAACTGAACAGACCCTTCTGCAGTCTTATAATGCTCAAGTTCTTTAGCAAATGCTTTTACTGCTGAAGGCGTAGGATAAAATCCAATATGCTTTTTGAAAACAGCGAACGTTACCAATATTCTTTTGTAAGAATAAGCAGGCATGCCCCATTTTAAACCTTCACTAGCGCCAGGCGCAGCTTTGCGGATACATTTATGTAATTCATGTAACTTATCCTGTACATCTTCCGGAGTTCCATCAATATATGCTTCTATAGTTGCCGGCTTTGATTTTTTTGAGAACATACATTTCTATTTGCATATGTAAAAAGCAGGTTACCAAAATTAATTAATCATGTCACATTTGCCACCGAACTATTTTATACTTACAAAATTTCATTGACTAAACCATACTAATCTTTTTGCAAAAATTATTGTTAGTGTCATTTTTTACAGTAAATTAGATGTGCTGCATGCCTTACAGACTCTGACAACCCGCTGCAATTAAAGCATTTTTAAAAAAAATTTATTGAGGCAAAAAGTTTATCTGCCGGTTCGGTTTAATTAGTACTAATCTTTATTGATGATAGCTTCTATTTATGCAACTTCAACACTTCACACTACGCACAACTAGAAATAAAATAACTATAAAACAAATCAAATGAAAAAGATAATACTTATAACAATTATAGCACTATTCACGGGCTGTGCCACTGTTAAATTAGCCACGCCATCACAAACAGATGTTGACAGGGTTTCATCAAAATATCCCGGCTATTCATTAACAGACCTGAACCACGGAAAAATGCTGTTCGAGCAACATTGCGCAGACTGCCATCGCCTTAAAGATCCAACGAAAAGATCAGAAGAACAATGGGAAACAGTTGTGCCTAAAATGGTCAGGAATGTAAACAAGAAAGAAGGCAATGTCTTAGATACAAATGGTGAGCAGGCAATTCTAAAATATCTGGTAACCATGAGCGATTCAAAAGCTACAAAATGATATTGCTGTTGCACCACACTTTTAATATAAGTGTTACCTGCTGACATAAAAAACTACAGTACAAGTGAGTGACACAACGAAGATGCCTCAGAGATATTTGCTTATCTAATAAAATAAAAAAAACTTTGTAATGCACAGGCATTGAAAAATATTAATACACCGCTAAAGCTATTTTGATTAAACCAGTTGCCACTATAAAGTGATTTTAGTTGTTTCTAAAACTTCAGCAACTACCTGTACTATTTACAACTAAATCTGTTAAAATGTAAACTATTTGTCATTCCTGAATTTATTTCCATTTTGAATGTTTTATTTATCCATAACATTTGCTTTATAATTTTCATTTCATAAAACTTTAACTATGGAAAAATTTGCATTATTGGCAAGAGTAGAAGCCAGGCCGGGAAAAGAAAACGAAGTTCTTGAATTTCTAAAATCTGCACTGCCCCTTGCGCAGGCTGAGTCTGGTACTGTAAAATGGTACGCGTTACAAATCGGGCCATCAACATTTGGCATATTTGATACATTCGAAACAGAAGCTGGTCGCCAGGCACATCTTTCGGGAGAAATTGCAAAAGCCCTT
Coding sequences within it:
- a CDS encoding putative quinol monooxygenase, with product MEKFALLARVEARPGKENEVLEFLKSALPLAQAESGTVKWYALQIGPSTFGIFDTFETEAGRQAHLSGEIAKALMANASALLAKDPVIEQVELLAIK
- a CDS encoding SRPBCC family protein, producing METKEKIVITVESTVNAPVEKVWKYWTKPEHITQWNNASDDWHTPRAENDLRAGGSFSARMEAKDGSFGFDFGGVYDTVTINKYIAYTLGDGRKVNITFTTNGNTTKVSESFEAEDMNSVELQKGGWQAILDNFKKYTEAH
- a CDS encoding iron chaperone yields the protein MFSKKSKPATIEAYIDGTPEDVQDKLHELHKCIRKAAPGASEGLKWGMPAYSYKRILVTFAVFKKHIGFYPTPSAVKAFAKELEHYKTAEGSVQFPLDKKLPLSLITKMVKFRVQESLTGDAKWKV